DNA from Arthrobacter sp. SLBN-112:
CGGTAATGTCCTGGTACCCGATCACGGATGAAACGGGGCCGAAGGCCTCCAGCGAGTGGACTTCCTCCGCTTCGGGGTCCTGCCAGTTCAACAGGACCGGCGCCATGAATGCCCCGCCTTCCACCACCCCGGTGGTCCCGTCGGCAGAGGTGACCGACGGCGAATCGAGCGTTCCGTACGCAAGCTCGCCGCCGGCGTCGAGCATGGACTGCACGGCCGCGCGAACATCGTTGAGCTGCTCCACGGAGGCGAGCGCACCCATGGTGACGCCGTCGGCGCGGGGGTCACCGAGGACGATGCGTTGTGTGATGCGCTTGCCGATGGCCGCCGAAACGGGGCCAACCAGCTCCTGGGGCACGATGGCGCGGCGGATGGCGGTGCACTTCTGCCCCGCCTTGGCCGTCATTTCGGTCACCACGGACTTGACGAACGCCTCGAATTCCGGAGTGCCCTCCACTGCGTCCGGGCCCAGGATCGCGGCGTTGAGGGAGTCCGTTTCAGAGGTGAAGCGGACGCCGCCCTGGACCACGTTGGGGTGGGACTTGAGGGACAGTGCGGTGGAGGCTGATCCGGTGAACGCCACCAGGTCCCGGTAGTCCAGGACGTCCAGCAGCCCGCGGACCGAACCGGAGACCAGCTGCAGCGAGCCCTTGGGCAAAATGTTTGATTCGACAATGGCCTTGACCACGGCGGCAGCGACATAGCCGGTGGGGGTGGCGGGCTTGACGATGGTGGGCACGCCGGCGATGAAGGCCGGGGCGAACTTCTCCAGCATGCCCCAGACCGGGAAGTTGAACGCGTTGATCTGGACGGCAACGCCCGGGATGCGGGTGTAGATGTGTTCGCCGGCGAAGGACCCGTCCTTGGACAGCACTTCCATGGGCCCGTCCACCACCACCTGGGAGTTGGGGAGTTCGCGCCGGCCCTTGGAGCCGAAGGTGAAGAGGACGCCGATTCCGCCGTCGATGTCGATCATGGAATCCACTTTGGTGGCGCCGGTCTGGGCCGAGAAGGTGTAGAAGTGCTCGCGCCGGGCGTGCAGGTACTGCGCCAGTTCCTTGAGCTTGAGGGCCCGCTGGTGGAAGGTCAGCTTGCCCAGTTCAGATTGGCCCGTGGTGCGCCCGTAGTTTACGACGGCGGCCAGGTCCAACCCCTGCGTGCTCACCTTGGCCAGGACTTCCCCGGTGCTCGCATCACGGACAGGGACCGCCGAAGCCGACGAGCCGGCGTCGGGCGTCCACCATGCATCCATGATGAAGCTGGGCACTGTCTCCACGGTGTCGACCGTGGCCTGGGGAGCTGTGGCTGTGGTGGTCATCGTTGACGGTCCTTCCAACAAGGGGGCAGGCAAACAGGACAGGTCATTACTGACCGTCCGTTCGGTAATATATTCACCATACATGAAGTGCCGTGCTGCACACTAGAAGGCCAGGACTGAATTCGGCCACCCAAAGGAGAACGTATGAGCACCCCATCCCCCATGGAAGCTGCGGAACACCAGCCTTCCGGGCATGAGCTGTGGAAGATCACGCTGGGCGAACTGGACGAGAAAATGGGCGTGAAGATCCTGGAGGAGTCCGTGGACCGCGTGGTGGCCACCATGCCGGTGGAGGGCAACCGGCAATCGTTCGGACTGCTGCACGGCGGCGCCTCCCTTGCCGTGGGCGAGGCCGTCGGGTCCTGGGCCGCCGTCATCCACGCCAGCACCATGGGCAAGACCGCGGTGGGAGTGGACGTTTCCGCCACCCACCACCGCTCCGCCCGGAAGGGCCAGATCACCATCACGGCCACCCCCATCCACCTGGGCGGCACCCTGACCACACACGAGGTGCTGATCACCAACGAGGCGGGCCAGCGGCTCTGCACCCTGCGCATCACCAACCTGCTGATGAAGCGAAAAAACTGACACCAAAATCCGGGTACTGCATCCAAACGTGATGTTCCGGCGGTAGTAAGCGCGTAAGCATGAAACAGCCCGGTCCCCGGGCATCCTTTAAGGAGTTCGAAATGCGCAAAATAACCGTCGCCGCCGGAGCACTTTCACTTGCCGCGTCACTGGCCTTCGCTGCCCCCGCGCAGGCGGACAACCGGCATCACGACCCCGCCCTTCTGTCCGTCCTGCATGGCGTGCCCGGCCTCACCGTGGATGTGTGGGTGAACGGCGATCTCACCCTGGACAACTTCACGCCCGGCACTTTGGCCGGGCCGCTGGAACTGGCTGCCGGGGACTACCAGATCGCCATCACGGGGGCGGATGCCACCAGCGCGGAGGACCCGGTGATCGGGCCGGTGCACGTTGAACTCGACGAGGGCGGCAACTACACCGCAGTAGCGCATCTTGACGCCGAAGGCACCCCCACCGCGTCGCTCTTCACCAACGACACCAAGGCGCCCCGCAATGAGAAGAAGGGCAAGCTGACGGTCCGGCACGTAGCCGCGGCTCCCGCCGTCGACGTCCTGGCCGGCGGGTCGGCAGTGATCGAAGGACTCAGCAACCCCGATGAGGCAATCCTGAAGCTTAGGGCCGGCACCATCTCAGCGTCCGTCGCCGCAGCAGGAACCACCGACCCCGTGATCGGGCCTGCGGACATCACGGTCGAAGGCGGGAAGAACACCATCGTCTACGCATGGGGAAGCCTGGCCGACGGCACCCTGGACGTCGCCGTCCAGGTGGTTGACGGCAGGGACAGGTGCGACGACGACCACTGACCGGCGTCCTGCCTGCGGGCCAGGAATGAGCGCGAATCCGGGGCAGGGCTGCCAGATGGCGGCCCCGCCCTCGGTGGTTACCTGGCAGACCGCCGGTTCCGGCGGCGCAACAGCACCATCAGGAGGACCCCGACGGCGAGCGTTGCGGCTGCGGCAATCGCCGCGATGACCAGTCCCCCGGCCCCCGTGGCGGCAAGAGTGCCGTCCGTGATGTTCCCGGCGGGAAGCACGGACGGAGCGGCGTCGATGATGAAACTGAGCTGGGCCGGGGCAGAAGCCACACCGTCCACCGCCTGCGTCACCGCCAGGACATGGGTGCCCGCTGCCGGCGCGGCGGGGAACGGAACCTGCCAGGTTCCCCCGTCTACCAGCACCAACGGCGCAAGGACCAGGCCCATGGAACGGGATGCCTGTGCGGCACCGGCCGGCGCGGAGGAGAGCGGCTTCCCGTCGAGGGACACCGTCACATCAGCGCCGGTCAGCCCGGTACCCGCGATCGCTCCCGGCAAGGCGTCATGTTGGAGATGCTGTCCGTCGGAAAGGCTGCTTACGGCCGGCGGCGGCGGCATGACGGCGAAGGCTGCCGTGGCGGCGGGGCTGTCCGGCAGGCCGGGGTAGGACTGCACTGCCGTGACGTTCACCTTGCCGTAAGGAGCCGGGGCCTGCAGCGGAATCGACCAGCGCCCGTCATCCCCCACCAGCGCAGAGCCTGCGACGTCGCCGGAGAGCGTCACCGTGGCGCGGGGTGTCCCCGTGCCTTCCACGGCATCCAAGCTGGTCAGCGGCTGGCTGGCCGGCGTGGTGATGACCGGCGCGGGCAGGAACGATGGCGCGATGAGCAGGCTCACTGTGGCCGGACCGGAACGGCTGAATCCGTTCACGGTTTCGGCGGTAAAGGTGAACGGGCCGGGCGCCTCCGGCGCAGTGAACGACCAGTTGCCCGCGGCGTCCAAGGGAACATCGAACGGCGGCCGGCCTGCAAAGGTGATGCGGACCTTGGATCCCGCGGCGACGGCGGAGGCGGGGGCGGCCGGGACCTGGCCCGTGATGCTGGTACCGGCTTTGACCGTACTGTCCGCAGTGGTCACGAGCCCGGGCTTATTGAGGAAGAGTTCCAGCTGGTAGCCGGGCAGCACCTTGAGCGAGTCCTCCAGGGTGGCTGCCACGGCAATGTTCAGGACCCCGTCCGAGTCGCCGGCGGAATGGGTACCCACTGCGAAGTTTCCACTGATCCAGGGGCCGCCGGAGTCGCCGCCGCTGGACTGCACGTCGTAGGACAGGAACCCGTTGAACGCGCGGATGTCGTTAGCGTTGGCGGGGTAGTTGGGGCCGCCAACCAGGAAGATCCCCACCGCACTGATATGGCCGCAGGACCACCCCGTCCTCCATCCGGAACGGCAGACGGGCGTTCCGGGCACCGGGGACGCGGTGCCGATGATCTTGACGTCCGGGTCCGGCTGGGACGGGTCTCCGTGGGTGCTGGTGGCCGGAAGCGGATCCAGGCCCTGCGGGATGGTTCCAATGACGGCGATGTCAGTTCCCACATTGCCCGGATCGGCGACCGCTGTGTAGTCGGAGCCCGTGGGGGTGTTTGGGTCGAGCACCGGGGAGTTTCCAGGGCCGCCGAACTGGCTGAACTGGAAGCTGCCCAGGCGGCCCGCGGGCGCTCCGCCGAGCAGCAGGTCAGCCGTTTTAGCAGTGCCGTCTTCCGCGCAGTGCCCGGCGGTCAGGACAGTGGGCAGTCCCGCCGGGTCAAAGGCAGAGAAGCCTGTCGAACAGGTAAACCCGGTGTCGGACAGGTACCCGACCCCGCCGGGGACGTCCGTTTCCGGTTTGAGGGGGGCAGCGCCATCGAGCACGACGTTGGCGTACTTCGAGACGAATTCCGCTGGCGAGATCTTGCCAGGCGCTGCGTCAGTGGACGGCGTGCCGGGTTGGTTGGAGGCAGTTCCGGGAGCGCCGTCCTGGGTTGACTGCGCGGATGCGACGCCGCCGGTCCGGATTACGAAGCTGCCGCCGGAGGTGACCACCGCCTGCAGCCCGGCCGTACCCACCTCTCGAACGTAGGCTTGGAAGAGCTGCTCCGTGCTGGCCGCCACCTGCGGGCCGGGTGCCGGAGCGGCGGGCTCTGCGGAGGGTGTCTGTTGGGGAGCGGACGACGGCGGTGGACTGGCTGGCGTGCCGGCAGGTTCAGTTGCCGGCGGCGTGGGATTCGGAGCGGGAACGGCCGGCTCTTCAAGAGAGATACCGGGAACGGTTGCAGCCAATTTTCCGACCGCCGACTCCAGTTCGGCTCCACCGCCGGTCACAATGATCTTGTTGTCCTGGAGCCTGATGCCCACATAGCCGGGGACGGCACGCAGCTGTTCCGCTGCAGCGGCTGCCCGGCTGCCCAACTCCCCCGCCGCGGCGAACTGCTCCGGCGTGAGGCCCAGGTCCCGGAGTATGGCGGCGTCAAGGTCCGCCTGGGGAAGGCTGCGGTTCCCGGTCGTGGCTGCGGAACTGTCCGCGGCGGCGGTGCTGGCGGGACCTGCCGAAGAAGTGGCGGTGGGTTGGTTTTCGGAGCTCCCGCTCGGGTCCGTGAAGGCCCACCCGGGAGCGGCTCCGAAGGCCGCGGCAGCCACTATTCCTGCGGCCGCCCCCAATGCCAGGCTGCGCTTTCCGTGCCTGGACGCTGTGGCTGTTGTCATCGTGGTTCCTTCGCGTAGGCAGCTCCGGACAGCACCAGGACAGCGTCCAGTTCCGAAGCGCTGAGTCCATTTGCCAGGAGGTAATTCCGGGTGTCCAGGCCGCGGACAAACGCGACCACCGCGAGCCCGCGCTGCTCCAGCAGCGGCGCAAGTTCCGGCTCAGTCAGGTACCGCTCGCGGCTGTGGGGCGGCCCGTGGGTGCGGTAGC
Protein-coding regions in this window:
- a CDS encoding S1 family peptidase translates to MTTATASRHGKRSLALGAAAGIVAAAAFGAAPGWAFTDPSGSSENQPTATSSAGPASTAAADSSAATTGNRSLPQADLDAAILRDLGLTPEQFAAAGELGSRAAAAAEQLRAVPGYVGIRLQDNKIIVTGGGAELESAVGKLAATVPGISLEEPAVPAPNPTPPATEPAGTPASPPPSSAPQQTPSAEPAAPAPGPQVAASTEQLFQAYVREVGTAGLQAVVTSGGSFVIRTGGVASAQSTQDGAPGTASNQPGTPSTDAAPGKISPAEFVSKYANVVLDGAAPLKPETDVPGGVGYLSDTGFTCSTGFSAFDPAGLPTVLTAGHCAEDGTAKTADLLLGGAPAGRLGSFQFSQFGGPGNSPVLDPNTPTGSDYTAVADPGNVGTDIAVIGTIPQGLDPLPATSTHGDPSQPDPDVKIIGTASPVPGTPVCRSGWRTGWSCGHISAVGIFLVGGPNYPANANDIRAFNGFLSYDVQSSGGDSGGPWISGNFAVGTHSAGDSDGVLNIAVAATLEDSLKVLPGYQLELFLNKPGLVTTADSTVKAGTSITGQVPAAPASAVAAGSKVRITFAGRPPFDVPLDAAGNWSFTAPEAPGPFTFTAETVNGFSRSGPATVSLLIAPSFLPAPVITTPASQPLTSLDAVEGTGTPRATVTLSGDVAGSALVGDDGRWSIPLQAPAPYGKVNVTAVQSYPGLPDSPAATAAFAVMPPPPAVSSLSDGQHLQHDALPGAIAGTGLTGADVTVSLDGKPLSSAPAGAAQASRSMGLVLAPLVLVDGGTWQVPFPAAPAAGTHVLAVTQAVDGVASAPAQLSFIIDAAPSVLPAGNITDGTLAATGAGGLVIAAIAAAATLAVGVLLMVLLRRRNRRSAR
- the paaZ gene encoding phenylacetic acid degradation bifunctional protein PaaZ translates to MTTTATAPQATVDTVETVPSFIMDAWWTPDAGSSASAVPVRDASTGEVLAKVSTQGLDLAAVVNYGRTTGQSELGKLTFHQRALKLKELAQYLHARREHFYTFSAQTGATKVDSMIDIDGGIGVLFTFGSKGRRELPNSQVVVDGPMEVLSKDGSFAGEHIYTRIPGVAVQINAFNFPVWGMLEKFAPAFIAGVPTIVKPATPTGYVAAAVVKAIVESNILPKGSLQLVSGSVRGLLDVLDYRDLVAFTGSASTALSLKSHPNVVQGGVRFTSETDSLNAAILGPDAVEGTPEFEAFVKSVVTEMTAKAGQKCTAIRRAIVPQELVGPVSAAIGKRITQRIVLGDPRADGVTMGALASVEQLNDVRAAVQSMLDAGGELAYGTLDSPSVTSADGTTGVVEGGAFMAPVLLNWQDPEAEEVHSLEAFGPVSSVIGYQDITDAVRLAARGSGSLVASVCTNDPDVARELVTGIAAHHGRVLMLNREDARSSTGHGSPVPHLVHGGPGRAGGGEELGGIRSVMHHMQRTAIQGSPNMLTAVTGVWHTGADRNFTVETEGTHPFRKSLATLRIGDAVRSDLRQITLEEITAFANSTGDTFYAHTNQEAAEANPFFPGIVAHGYLLLAWGAGLFVEPAPGPVLANYGLENLRFITPVAAGDSIRVTLTAKKITPRETDEYGEVAWDAVLTNQNDEIVATYDVLTLVEK
- a CDS encoding DUF4397 domain-containing protein produces the protein MRKITVAAGALSLAASLAFAAPAQADNRHHDPALLSVLHGVPGLTVDVWVNGDLTLDNFTPGTLAGPLELAAGDYQIAITGADATSAEDPVIGPVHVELDEGGNYTAVAHLDAEGTPTASLFTNDTKAPRNEKKGKLTVRHVAAAPAVDVLAGGSAVIEGLSNPDEAILKLRAGTISASVAAAGTTDPVIGPADITVEGGKNTIVYAWGSLADGTLDVAVQVVDGRDRCDDDH
- a CDS encoding PaaI family thioesterase, yielding MSTPSPMEAAEHQPSGHELWKITLGELDEKMGVKILEESVDRVVATMPVEGNRQSFGLLHGGASLAVGEAVGSWAAVIHASTMGKTAVGVDVSATHHRSARKGQITITATPIHLGGTLTTHEVLITNEAGQRLCTLRITNLLMKRKN